Part of the Candidatus Endomicrobium procryptotermitis genome is shown below.
TGAAAAAAATGGGTATAAACAAAATAGCAATACTTACGGGCGACGTGAAAAAAACTGGAGAGAAAATTGCTGATGCTCTTGGTATAAAAGAGGTCTATACTAATCTGCTTCCCAATGAAAAAATAGATAAAGTTAAAGAGATTCGTCGGTCCAAAAAAGGCGGCGGAAACCTTGTTTTTGTTGGTGATGGGATTAATGATGCCCCGCTGCTTGCAGGAGCTGATATAGGAGTTGCGATGGGTGCCATGGGCAGCGATGCAGCCATAGAAGCCGCTGACATAGTTTTGATGACCGATGAACCTTCCAAACTTATTACGGTGTTAAAAATAGCTAAAAAGACAAAATCTATAGTTTGGCAGAATATTATTTTTGCTTTAGGCATAAAAGCAGTTGTTTTGGTTTTAGGCGCCGCAGGAATAGCTTCTATGTGGGAAGCTGTTTTTGCCGACGTAGGCGTTACTTTAATAACGGTTGTAAATTCCATACGTGCATTGAAAATTTAAAAACAAATAGATAATAAAGCGGAGAGCTAAAGCTCTCCGCTTTTAAAGTTTGCGGCTGTTTTTTATATTCCAAAATTTTTCTTAAGCTCGTTGAGTTTGTTTTTAAGTTCGGCAGGAATTGTATTGCCGAATTTTGCATAAAATTCTTCAATCATTAGTATTTCTTTTTTCCAATCTTCTTTGTCTATGTTTAAAAGTTTATCCATAGTTTCTTTTGATATGTTTAAACCGCTTGTGTCGATTGCTTTATCTTCGGGCATCAGCCCGATTTCTGTTTCTTTGGCGCCTGTTTTGCCTTCAATTCTTTCTATCATCCATTTGATTATTCTTGAATTGTCTCCGAAACCGGGCCACATAAATTTGCCATTTTCATCTTTTCTAAACCAATTAACCATAAATATTTTAGGCTGTTTTGAAGTTTTTTTACCTATAGAAAGCCAATGTTTAAAGTAGTCGACCATATTATATCCGCAAAAAGGCAGCATTGCCATAGGATCTCTTCTTACGATACCCTGAGCTCCGCCAGCGGCCGCCGTAGTCTCAGAACCGATAGTGGACGCGGTAAATACTCCACTTTCCCAATCTTTGCATTCATATACAAGAGGAATCGTGTCACGTCTTCTTCCGCCGAAAATTATTCCAGAAATCGGTACGCCTTTGGGATTATCATATTCTGTAGAAAGCGTGGGACAGTTATATATTGAAACCGTAAATCTTGAATTTGGATGAGCCGCAGGTTTCCCTGAGGCTTTGTCATATTTTTCTCCCCGCCAGTCCGTTAAATCCGCAGGAGTTTCATCCGTCAAACCTTCCCACCATGGAGAATTGCCAGAATTATCTATTGCGGTATTTGTAAAAAGTGTCGGGAAAAATTTGTTGTTTTTCAATGTGTTTACCATGACTGGATTTGTTTTTGTCCCGGTTCCGGGTGCGACACCAAACATTCCCGCTTCTGGGTTAATCGCATAAAGCTGTCCATCCTCGCCTATGTTAATCCATGCTATATCGTCTCCCAGTGTCCAGACTTTATACCCGGGAAATACTGGCTGGAGCAGTGCAAGATTTGTTTTTCCACAGGCTGATGGGAAAGCTCCAAGGAAATAAGTTACTTTTCCATCAGGAGCTTCCACTCCTATGATAATCATATGTTCTGCAAGCCAGCCTTCCTGATAACCTAGATAAGATGCGATCCTGAGCG
Proteins encoded:
- a CDS encoding phosphoenolpyruvate carboxykinase (GTP); translation: MSTHIELFILQMQDIMQPDKVYIMDGSKEEAIRLAEVGQKEKVLTKLNDKIYPNSYYHRSNPNDVARTEHLTFVCTPEKEQAGHNNNWMEPSEAKAKMNALFKGCMKGRTMYVIAFVMGNPKSKYAKNCIQVTDSVYVALSMRIMSTAGKQAVERIGDSSDFFRGIHSIGDVNPDRRFIMHFPQDNTVMSFGSGYGGNALLGKKCYSLRIASYLGYQEGWLAEHMIIIGVEAPDGKVTYFLGAFPSACGKTNLALLQPVFPGYKVWTLGDDIAWINIGEDGQLYAINPEAGMFGVAPGTGTKTNPVMVNTLKNNKFFPTLFTNTAIDNSGNSPWWEGLTDETPADLTDWRGEKYDKASGKPAAHPNSRFTVSIYNCPTLSTEYDNPKGVPISGIIFGGRRRDTIPLVYECKDWESGVFTASTIGSETTAAAGGAQGIVRRDPMAMLPFCGYNMVDYFKHWLSIGKKTSKQPKIFMVNWFRKDENGKFMWPGFGDNSRIIKWMIERIEGKTGAKETEIGLMPEDKAIDTSGLNISKETMDKLLNIDKEDWKKEILMIEEFYAKFGNTIPAELKNKLNELKKNFGI